In Calliopsis andreniformis isolate RMS-2024a chromosome 6, iyCalAndr_principal, whole genome shotgun sequence, a single genomic region encodes these proteins:
- the LOC143180920 gene encoding serine/threonine-protein kinase VRK1 isoform X2 has product MAPRRVEEIAVKRVAAAGCKLPDPLPAGEILTDITQNKWKLGHSIGYGGFGDIYLASNNIDAPVQQDAKYVIKIEPHNNGPLFVEMNFYIRAARSHMIDNWCELHGKKRIGVPQYEGSGSHIYRGQKYRFLVIPRYGIDIGKLFISNGRKLPLKFVNRLAVQMLDALEYIHSQGYAHADVKGSNILLSSYEESSKPRKSQAYLVDYGLAYRFRTGSGVHKPFVHDERRAHEGTLEFTSRDAHHGTHSRRGDLETLGYNILQWLCGKLPWEKENDTIPSSLNPEEVHAQKEFFLSNLPLFMHKCFPYKKKPPAAVVDYMKYITELGFETKPNYSYLRSLFQCGSTKQSDVPTCLYPAKESSENISYLISFKRPYLRERKPCRPVNGEIRITRNTQPKCPVETKEFCWEAVLALHPDKLAKISVQAPPSPLTPPPSPPPPSIPTYAMLNVIQRMKEKQSGTFRHKLARSSDDLKSKWMTPAMEQIVQLMKKNTSFPLPETTARVVTRSRKIQLKRLGDKNSYKQSSKKRKSPS; this is encoded by the exons ATGGCACCTAGACGAGTTGAAGAAATAGCTGTTAAAAGAGTAGCAGCGGCAGGCTGTAAGCTGCCAGATCCATTGCCAGCAGGAGAAATATTAACAGACATTactcaaaataaatggaaattaGGACATTCTATAGGATATGGTGGATTTGGTGATATATATTTAG CATCCAATAATATTGATGCCCCAGTACAACAAGATGCAAAATATGTCATAAAAATTGAACCACATAACAATGGTCCATTATTTGTTGAAATGAACTTTTACATAAGAGCTGCTCGTAGCCATATGA TTGATAATTGGTGTGAATTACATGGGAAGAAACGAATAGGTGTTCCACAGTATGAAGGATCAGGATCTCATATATATCGTGGTCAAAAATATAGATTTCTAGTAATTCCAAGATATGGTATTGATATTGGGAAACTGTTTATATCAAATGGAAGAAAATTACCACTAAAATTTGTTAACAGATTAGCTGTTCAAAtg TTGGACGCACTTGAATATATTCACAGTCAGGGATACGCCCATGCAGATGTCAAGGGATCAAACATTTTACTATCTTCATATGAAGAAAGTAGTAAACCAAGGAAATCTCAAGCATATTTAGTTGATTATGGATTGGCTTACCGTTTTCGTACTGGATCAGGTGTACACAAGCCGTTTGTCCATGATGAAAGAAGAGCACATGAGGGTACATTAGAATTTACATCAAGGGATGCACATCATGGAA CTCATTCAAGAAGAGGAGATCTAGAAACATTAGGATATAATATATTACAATGGCTCTGTGGTAAATTACCATGGGAAAAAGAGAATGATACTATACCATCATCATTAAATCCAGAAGAAGTACATGcacaaaaagaattttttctttcaaatttACCATTATTTATGCATAAGTGTTTCCCCTACAAGAAAAAACCACCAG CTGCTGTTGTAGACTACATGAAATACATTACTGAACTAGGATTTGAAACTAAACCTAATTATTCCTACCTACGTAGTCTATTTCAATGTGGTTCTACTAAACAAAGTGATGTTCCTACATGTTTATATCCTGCAAAGGAATCTAGTGAAAATATATCATATCTTATCTCATTCAAACGACCTTATTTAAGAGAAAGAAAGCCCTGTAGACCTGTTAATGGCGag attcgtataacacgaaataCACAACCTAAATGCCCAGTTGAAACAAAAGAGTTTTGTTGGGAAGCAGTATTAGCATTACATCCTGACAAACTTGCAAAAATTAGTGTACAAGCTCCTCCATCTCCACTTACGCCACCACCATCTCCACCACCTCCATCTATACCTACGTATGCCATGTTAAATGTAATTCAAAGGATGAAAGAAAAACAGTCAGGCACATTTCGACATAAATTAGCAAGATCATCTGA CGATCTGAAATCAAAATGGATGACACCAGCGATGGAACAAATAGTTCAACTAATGAAGAAAAATACATCATTTCCTCTACCTGAAACAACGGCACGTGTTGTAACTCGCTCACGAAAGATCCAGTTGAAAC gaCTCGGGGATAAAAACTCTTACAAGCAGAGTAGTAAAAAGAGAAAAAGTCCATCATAA
- the LOC143180572 gene encoding uncharacterized protein LOC143180572 isoform X2 translates to MSYPGQPPMGIPGMPPMPYMVGAPPPIIGGVMPMAHTSAPAVRYARNQNRHDNNRRRERETGPPVTVFIGNIMDRAPDVMIRHILGACGHVLSWKRVQAFGFCEYAGPDAGLRAVRLLHDMEIGTKKLVVKVDAKAKVVLDQFKAERRKKLRGGQSPLQDETSTEGAEGEEGEDYMDEGMRVVDADALTRINQIIAEHAADLEMAQAAPEEHQTKMVAKSLNLDDAEIEESKRDLITREIGKFREVMKKQEEEKAQVKRKKEAVEKEEREKREKERRDRRDDSTTKDDQDGEPGSPTSHKGRSSSTGSSRRDKRRSKSRSKERDRDRQRSDRDRDRDRDRDRERERERDRDRERERERERERDRERERERERERERDREREREREREEARKTEREIMREREEEEEAKERKKNERRAREKEAAYQERLRAWETRERRKQKEYEKEAEKRRAKREAREREAKRLKEFLEDYDDDRDDAKYYKGKELSRRLEERALEAEADSRDRCAERQELQRLRDKLYADASHPDPAAEFERLKAEREEQYKPKPVITIIDEEDEKAVKKEKEVMPPIETEPIESDSDECVQFEDASQPEAPSRTPPRHHHHHRRHHRHHQNHHHEGGEETEEVVETDRESVKGARSSPVHQPVTPTAQSIPPALDEDSRMSLVSEPEKTSSSNFVPFAMGSGGNRGGDHGVGNKTPASPSTVVNVNSQQANQTRKKGRIDVKDVFNNDDDDDGANNTKKRKLVPLDYGEEKKKKSTEEAPKSGKEESTKSQEEKRKHIKSLIDKIPTDKNALFGYQLDWAVIDNTLMEKRIRPWINKKIIEYIGEPEPTLVDFICSKVMAGSSPQGILDDVQMVLDEEAEVFVVKMWRLLIYEVEAKKMGLVK, encoded by the exons ATGTCTTATCCTGGCCAACCTCCAATGGGAATACCAGGCATGCCACCTATGCCATACATGGTTGGTGCACCACCACCAATTATAGGTGGTGTAATGCCTATGGCGCAT ACCTCAGCTCCAGCTGTTCGGTATGCTCGTAACCAGAATCGTCATGATAATAATCGTCGCCGTGAAAGAGAAACTGGTCCACCAGTTACTGTCTTTATTGGTAACATTATGGACAGAGCACCTGATGTGATGATACGACATATTTTGGGTGCATGTGGCCATGTCCTCTCGTGGAAGAGAGTCCAAGCATTTGGATTTTGTGAATATGCAGGTCCTGATGCAGGTCTTAGAGCAGTCAGATTACTTCATGACATGGAAATAGGTACAAAGAAACTTGTTGTGAAAGTTgatgcaaaagccaaagttgtTTTGGATCAGTTTAAAG CGGAAAGAAGGAAAAAGTTGAGAGGTGGTCAGTCACCTTTACAAGATGAAACATCAACTGAAGGGGCTGAAGGAGAAGAAGGTGAAGATTACATGGATGAGGGCATGAGAGTAGTGGATGCAGATGCACTAACCCGCATAAATCAAATCATAGCTGAACATGCTGCTGATCTGGAAATGGCCCAAGCTGCTCCTG AGGAACATCAAACAAAAATGGTTGCAAAGTCTTTGAATTTGGATGATGCAGAGATAGAAGAAAGTAAAAGAGACTTGATTACACGAGAAATTGGAAAATTCAGGGAGGTTATGAAG AAGCAGGAGGAGGAGAAGGCCCAGGTGAAACGCAAGAAAGAAGCAGttgaaaaagaagaaagagaaaaaCGTGAGAAAGAGCGACGAGATAGACGAGATGACAGTACTACTAAAGATGACCAAGACGGTGAGCCCGGTAGTCCTACGTCTCACAAGGGCCGTAGTAGTAGTACTGGAAGTAGTAGAAGGGACAAAAGGCGGTCCAAATCCAG ATCTAAAGAACGAGACAGGGATCGTCAGAGGAGCGACAGAGATCGCgatagagacagagacagagaccgaGAGAGAGAACGGGAGAGAGATCGAGATCGTGAAAGGGAACGTGAACGGGAACGCGAAAGGGACAGGGAAAGAGAAAGGgaacgagaaagagaaagagaaagggacAGAGAACGCGAACGAGAACGTGAAAGGGAAGAAGCACGGAAAACCGAAAGGGAAATTATGCGTGAAcgggaagaagaggaagaagcgaaagaaagaaagaaaaatgaaCGAAGGGCACGAGAGAAAGAAGCAGCTTATCAAGAGCGTCTGAGAGCGTGGGAGACGCGGGAACGACGCAAGCAAAAGGAATACGAAAAAGAAGCGGAAAAACGTAGGGCGAAACGGGAAGCGAGAGAAAGGGAAGCGAAACGTTTGAAAGAGTTCCTTGAAGACTACGACGACGATCGAGATGACGCTAAATATTACAAAGGCAAAGAACTGTCGCGTCGTCTGGAGGAAAGAGCGCTTGAAGCGGAAGCAGATTCACGGGATCGTTGCGCTGAGCGTCAGGAACTACAACGACTTCGTGATAAACTTTACGCAGATGCCTCTCATCCAGATCCAGCGGCGGAGTTTGAAAGG TTAAAAGCAGAACGGGAAGAACAATACAAGCCTAAACCAGTTATAACAATAATTGACGAAGAGGACGAAAAAGCAGTAAAAAAGGAGAAGGAAGTAATGCCTCCTATAGAAACTGAACCAATAGAGAGTGATAGTGATGAGTGTGTGCAATTCGAAGATGCTTCGCAACCAGAAGCACCGTCCAGAACCCCTCCACGGCATCATCATCACCATAGAAGGCATCATCGTCATCATCAGAATCATCATCACGAAGGCGGCGAAGAGACCGAAGAGGTTGTAGAAACGGACAGGGAAAGTGTGAAGGGTGCAAGATCGTCACCGGTTCATCAACCAGTAACACCAACAGCTCAATCGATTCCGCCCGCGTTAGATGAAGACTCGCGTATGTCTCTTGTTAGTGAACCAGAGAAAACGAGCAGTA GTAACTTCGTACCCTTTGCTATGGGGAGTGGAGGTAATCGCGGTGGTGATCATGGTGTTGGTAACAAAACCCCTGCTAGTCCAAGTACAGTTGTTAACGTTAACTCGCAGCAAGCGAATCAAACTAGGAAGAAAGGTCGAATCGATGTTAAAGATGTATTTAataacgacgacgacgacgatggtGCTAATAACACGAAGAAGCGTAAACTAGTTCCTTTag ATTATGGCgaagagaaaaagaagaagTCTACCGAGGAAGCTCCTAAGTCTGGCAAAGAAGAAAGTACAAAAAGTCAAGAAGAGAAACGAAAACACATAAAATCTCTTATCGATAAGATACCGACGGATAAAAATGCTTTATTTGGGTACCAACTAGATTGGGCTGTAATAGACAAT ACGTTAATGGAGAAAAGGATAAGGCCGTGGATTAATAAGAAAATTATTGAATATATTGGAGAACCTGAGCCTACATTAGTAGATTTTATATGTAGCAAAGTAATGGCGGGTAGCTCTCCTCAGGGAATACTCGACGATGTACAAATG GTATTGGATGAAGAAGCAGAAGTCTTTGTAGTCAAGATGTGGAGGTTACTAATTTACGAAGTGGAGGCTAAGAAAATGGGCTTAGTTAAATAA
- the LOC143180572 gene encoding uncharacterized protein LOC143180572 isoform X1 produces the protein MSYPGQPPMGIPGMPPMPYMVGAPPPIIGGVMPMAHMIPTPVSAMQTSAPAVRYARNQNRHDNNRRRERETGPPVTVFIGNIMDRAPDVMIRHILGACGHVLSWKRVQAFGFCEYAGPDAGLRAVRLLHDMEIGTKKLVVKVDAKAKVVLDQFKAERRKKLRGGQSPLQDETSTEGAEGEEGEDYMDEGMRVVDADALTRINQIIAEHAADLEMAQAAPEEHQTKMVAKSLNLDDAEIEESKRDLITREIGKFREVMKKQEEEKAQVKRKKEAVEKEEREKREKERRDRRDDSTTKDDQDGEPGSPTSHKGRSSSTGSSRRDKRRSKSRSKERDRDRQRSDRDRDRDRDRDRERERERDRDRERERERERERDRERERERERERERDREREREREREEARKTEREIMREREEEEEAKERKKNERRAREKEAAYQERLRAWETRERRKQKEYEKEAEKRRAKREAREREAKRLKEFLEDYDDDRDDAKYYKGKELSRRLEERALEAEADSRDRCAERQELQRLRDKLYADASHPDPAAEFERLKAEREEQYKPKPVITIIDEEDEKAVKKEKEVMPPIETEPIESDSDECVQFEDASQPEAPSRTPPRHHHHHRRHHRHHQNHHHEGGEETEEVVETDRESVKGARSSPVHQPVTPTAQSIPPALDEDSRMSLVSEPEKTSSSNFVPFAMGSGGNRGGDHGVGNKTPASPSTVVNVNSQQANQTRKKGRIDVKDVFNNDDDDDGANNTKKRKLVPLDYGEEKKKKSTEEAPKSGKEESTKSQEEKRKHIKSLIDKIPTDKNALFGYQLDWAVIDNTLMEKRIRPWINKKIIEYIGEPEPTLVDFICSKVMAGSSPQGILDDVQMVLDEEAEVFVVKMWRLLIYEVEAKKMGLVK, from the exons ATGTCTTATCCTGGCCAACCTCCAATGGGAATACCAGGCATGCCACCTATGCCATACATGGTTGGTGCACCACCACCAATTATAGGTGGTGTAATGCCTATGGCGCAT ATGATTCCAACACCCGTATCTGCGATGCAGACCTCAGCTCCAGCTGTTCGGTATGCTCGTAACCAGAATCGTCATGATAATAATCGTCGCCGTGAAAGAGAAACTGGTCCACCAGTTACTGTCTTTATTGGTAACATTATGGACAGAGCACCTGATGTGATGATACGACATATTTTGGGTGCATGTGGCCATGTCCTCTCGTGGAAGAGAGTCCAAGCATTTGGATTTTGTGAATATGCAGGTCCTGATGCAGGTCTTAGAGCAGTCAGATTACTTCATGACATGGAAATAGGTACAAAGAAACTTGTTGTGAAAGTTgatgcaaaagccaaagttgtTTTGGATCAGTTTAAAG CGGAAAGAAGGAAAAAGTTGAGAGGTGGTCAGTCACCTTTACAAGATGAAACATCAACTGAAGGGGCTGAAGGAGAAGAAGGTGAAGATTACATGGATGAGGGCATGAGAGTAGTGGATGCAGATGCACTAACCCGCATAAATCAAATCATAGCTGAACATGCTGCTGATCTGGAAATGGCCCAAGCTGCTCCTG AGGAACATCAAACAAAAATGGTTGCAAAGTCTTTGAATTTGGATGATGCAGAGATAGAAGAAAGTAAAAGAGACTTGATTACACGAGAAATTGGAAAATTCAGGGAGGTTATGAAG AAGCAGGAGGAGGAGAAGGCCCAGGTGAAACGCAAGAAAGAAGCAGttgaaaaagaagaaagagaaaaaCGTGAGAAAGAGCGACGAGATAGACGAGATGACAGTACTACTAAAGATGACCAAGACGGTGAGCCCGGTAGTCCTACGTCTCACAAGGGCCGTAGTAGTAGTACTGGAAGTAGTAGAAGGGACAAAAGGCGGTCCAAATCCAG ATCTAAAGAACGAGACAGGGATCGTCAGAGGAGCGACAGAGATCGCgatagagacagagacagagaccgaGAGAGAGAACGGGAGAGAGATCGAGATCGTGAAAGGGAACGTGAACGGGAACGCGAAAGGGACAGGGAAAGAGAAAGGgaacgagaaagagaaagagaaagggacAGAGAACGCGAACGAGAACGTGAAAGGGAAGAAGCACGGAAAACCGAAAGGGAAATTATGCGTGAAcgggaagaagaggaagaagcgaaagaaagaaagaaaaatgaaCGAAGGGCACGAGAGAAAGAAGCAGCTTATCAAGAGCGTCTGAGAGCGTGGGAGACGCGGGAACGACGCAAGCAAAAGGAATACGAAAAAGAAGCGGAAAAACGTAGGGCGAAACGGGAAGCGAGAGAAAGGGAAGCGAAACGTTTGAAAGAGTTCCTTGAAGACTACGACGACGATCGAGATGACGCTAAATATTACAAAGGCAAAGAACTGTCGCGTCGTCTGGAGGAAAGAGCGCTTGAAGCGGAAGCAGATTCACGGGATCGTTGCGCTGAGCGTCAGGAACTACAACGACTTCGTGATAAACTTTACGCAGATGCCTCTCATCCAGATCCAGCGGCGGAGTTTGAAAGG TTAAAAGCAGAACGGGAAGAACAATACAAGCCTAAACCAGTTATAACAATAATTGACGAAGAGGACGAAAAAGCAGTAAAAAAGGAGAAGGAAGTAATGCCTCCTATAGAAACTGAACCAATAGAGAGTGATAGTGATGAGTGTGTGCAATTCGAAGATGCTTCGCAACCAGAAGCACCGTCCAGAACCCCTCCACGGCATCATCATCACCATAGAAGGCATCATCGTCATCATCAGAATCATCATCACGAAGGCGGCGAAGAGACCGAAGAGGTTGTAGAAACGGACAGGGAAAGTGTGAAGGGTGCAAGATCGTCACCGGTTCATCAACCAGTAACACCAACAGCTCAATCGATTCCGCCCGCGTTAGATGAAGACTCGCGTATGTCTCTTGTTAGTGAACCAGAGAAAACGAGCAGTA GTAACTTCGTACCCTTTGCTATGGGGAGTGGAGGTAATCGCGGTGGTGATCATGGTGTTGGTAACAAAACCCCTGCTAGTCCAAGTACAGTTGTTAACGTTAACTCGCAGCAAGCGAATCAAACTAGGAAGAAAGGTCGAATCGATGTTAAAGATGTATTTAataacgacgacgacgacgatggtGCTAATAACACGAAGAAGCGTAAACTAGTTCCTTTag ATTATGGCgaagagaaaaagaagaagTCTACCGAGGAAGCTCCTAAGTCTGGCAAAGAAGAAAGTACAAAAAGTCAAGAAGAGAAACGAAAACACATAAAATCTCTTATCGATAAGATACCGACGGATAAAAATGCTTTATTTGGGTACCAACTAGATTGGGCTGTAATAGACAAT ACGTTAATGGAGAAAAGGATAAGGCCGTGGATTAATAAGAAAATTATTGAATATATTGGAGAACCTGAGCCTACATTAGTAGATTTTATATGTAGCAAAGTAATGGCGGGTAGCTCTCCTCAGGGAATACTCGACGATGTACAAATG GTATTGGATGAAGAAGCAGAAGTCTTTGTAGTCAAGATGTGGAGGTTACTAATTTACGAAGTGGAGGCTAAGAAAATGGGCTTAGTTAAATAA
- the LOC143180920 gene encoding serine/threonine-protein kinase VRK1 isoform X1, protein MNLNAKYVIASFMVYVSSKMAPRRVEEIAVKRVAAAGCKLPDPLPAGEILTDITQNKWKLGHSIGYGGFGDIYLASNNIDAPVQQDAKYVIKIEPHNNGPLFVEMNFYIRAARSHMIDNWCELHGKKRIGVPQYEGSGSHIYRGQKYRFLVIPRYGIDIGKLFISNGRKLPLKFVNRLAVQMLDALEYIHSQGYAHADVKGSNILLSSYEESSKPRKSQAYLVDYGLAYRFRTGSGVHKPFVHDERRAHEGTLEFTSRDAHHGTHSRRGDLETLGYNILQWLCGKLPWEKENDTIPSSLNPEEVHAQKEFFLSNLPLFMHKCFPYKKKPPAAVVDYMKYITELGFETKPNYSYLRSLFQCGSTKQSDVPTCLYPAKESSENISYLISFKRPYLRERKPCRPVNGEIRITRNTQPKCPVETKEFCWEAVLALHPDKLAKISVQAPPSPLTPPPSPPPPSIPTYAMLNVIQRMKEKQSGTFRHKLARSSDDLKSKWMTPAMEQIVQLMKKNTSFPLPETTARVVTRSRKIQLKRLGDKNSYKQSSKKRKSPS, encoded by the exons ATGAACTTAAATGCCAAATATGTAATTGCATCGTTTATGGTATACGTTTCAT CGAAAATGGCACCTAGACGAGTTGAAGAAATAGCTGTTAAAAGAGTAGCAGCGGCAGGCTGTAAGCTGCCAGATCCATTGCCAGCAGGAGAAATATTAACAGACATTactcaaaataaatggaaattaGGACATTCTATAGGATATGGTGGATTTGGTGATATATATTTAG CATCCAATAATATTGATGCCCCAGTACAACAAGATGCAAAATATGTCATAAAAATTGAACCACATAACAATGGTCCATTATTTGTTGAAATGAACTTTTACATAAGAGCTGCTCGTAGCCATATGA TTGATAATTGGTGTGAATTACATGGGAAGAAACGAATAGGTGTTCCACAGTATGAAGGATCAGGATCTCATATATATCGTGGTCAAAAATATAGATTTCTAGTAATTCCAAGATATGGTATTGATATTGGGAAACTGTTTATATCAAATGGAAGAAAATTACCACTAAAATTTGTTAACAGATTAGCTGTTCAAAtg TTGGACGCACTTGAATATATTCACAGTCAGGGATACGCCCATGCAGATGTCAAGGGATCAAACATTTTACTATCTTCATATGAAGAAAGTAGTAAACCAAGGAAATCTCAAGCATATTTAGTTGATTATGGATTGGCTTACCGTTTTCGTACTGGATCAGGTGTACACAAGCCGTTTGTCCATGATGAAAGAAGAGCACATGAGGGTACATTAGAATTTACATCAAGGGATGCACATCATGGAA CTCATTCAAGAAGAGGAGATCTAGAAACATTAGGATATAATATATTACAATGGCTCTGTGGTAAATTACCATGGGAAAAAGAGAATGATACTATACCATCATCATTAAATCCAGAAGAAGTACATGcacaaaaagaattttttctttcaaatttACCATTATTTATGCATAAGTGTTTCCCCTACAAGAAAAAACCACCAG CTGCTGTTGTAGACTACATGAAATACATTACTGAACTAGGATTTGAAACTAAACCTAATTATTCCTACCTACGTAGTCTATTTCAATGTGGTTCTACTAAACAAAGTGATGTTCCTACATGTTTATATCCTGCAAAGGAATCTAGTGAAAATATATCATATCTTATCTCATTCAAACGACCTTATTTAAGAGAAAGAAAGCCCTGTAGACCTGTTAATGGCGag attcgtataacacgaaataCACAACCTAAATGCCCAGTTGAAACAAAAGAGTTTTGTTGGGAAGCAGTATTAGCATTACATCCTGACAAACTTGCAAAAATTAGTGTACAAGCTCCTCCATCTCCACTTACGCCACCACCATCTCCACCACCTCCATCTATACCTACGTATGCCATGTTAAATGTAATTCAAAGGATGAAAGAAAAACAGTCAGGCACATTTCGACATAAATTAGCAAGATCATCTGA CGATCTGAAATCAAAATGGATGACACCAGCGATGGAACAAATAGTTCAACTAATGAAGAAAAATACATCATTTCCTCTACCTGAAACAACGGCACGTGTTGTAACTCGCTCACGAAAGATCCAGTTGAAAC gaCTCGGGGATAAAAACTCTTACAAGCAGAGTAGTAAAAAGAGAAAAAGTCCATCATAA